A stretch of DNA from Odontesthes bonariensis isolate fOdoBon6 chromosome 5, fOdoBon6.hap1, whole genome shotgun sequence:
ACTTGTACCACTGATTTCtgtcttctttctttttggCACAGTGTACAAAGCCTTGGCTGACGTCATAGTTTCACTCATGATGTACAGTTTCATGGGAGGGGGCCTATTTTGTGCCATCGTGGGGAACATCTTGTTGGTGGTGTCCACAGCCACAGACTACTGGATGCAGTACCGTCTGTCCGGCAGCTTTGCCCATCAGGGCCTGTGGAGATACTGCATGTCTGGTAAATGCTACATGCAGACTGACAGCATTGGTAAGTAGGGAAGTATAAAGTGGgtgaatggggaaaaaaataaaataaagcttaGGCTTGTGGAAATGTTGCCCTGCAGATTTAATCAACATTCAGAGTGTTGCACAGTTGCTGTGACCATCATAGTTATCACAACCCACACCTGAAAGGCCACAAATAGCTGTAATAACCTTTATCTTATGATGGCACAGGTGAAAAAAATCAGGTGATCACAGACGATATTAATACAGATGAGCTTTGTGCCATCAATGTCTGTcacaaacttgaaaacttgtgTAAGATAGTTTCTGAGATATTTAAGTCTGGACCAGAAAAGTTAAACGTACATTTCTCTCGTTAAGCCACAGCTCGATTGACATGGAATGAAAACAGTATTGTACACAAGTTGTCCCTGttaaagaaaatttaaaaaaatgtatactaCATATTTGGAGTCTGAAGAAACAAAAGTATCGCTGTTAACTTTTCTCAAACCGCCTACCTAACTATTTCAAACATAACTTTAACACTTTGTCTCGGGTGCAGGCCTTCTGTGAGTTTCAGCGCTAAGAGCTGCTGCTGTCGCCAGATAACGGAAGTTGTTTCTATTATAGGAAGTTTCTCGTAAGTAAGACGTAAGTTAGAAAATGCATGAAAATCAAACAACATGCAAGAAGTCAAATGCCAGAAAATTGTTCCTAAATACTACTATTGCACTTCATTGCCTGTCTTAAGCAACATGACCCTCATTAACAAATGGTGGTGTGAATCCAGCTATGCACTAGAAAAATTTGCAAGTTCTTGAAAGTCATTATAAAAATGGGAAATAGATTAAAAACCAGCAAGTTTTCAAACGTCATGGtatttgaaaactgaataaaactgcATATAAAAGGTTTGTAATTTGATTTCATTAGGTGTTTCTCTTTCCCTTGATTTCTCATCCTTAGCCTATTGGAATGCCACTCGTGCTTTCATGATCCTGTCTGCCATGTCATGCTTTGCGGGCATCATTGCAGGAATCCTGTCTTTCGCTCATTTCTCTGCTTTTGAGAGGTTCAATCGCTCATTTGCAGCTggaatcatgttctttgtttcAAGTGAGTAATGGATTTGCTAACTGATCAATACCAAATTCAATTAGCTTTCTACTCCACATTTGTCCTAAATGTATACTGTATGATCTGGTACTGGCGTAGTACCACTGTTGCCAGGGTAATATCCAAATGAAATGACCTCTTATTTTAAGGATGTGTATTTACCATGTTACTCACTCTCTACCAAACCAGCTCTCTTTGTTCTGCTTGCAATGGCCATTTACACTGGGGTAACGGTGAACTTCCTGGGCAAGCGTTTTGGTGACTGGCGTTTCTCTTGGTCCTACATACTAGGCTGGGTGGCACTGCTCATGACCTTCTTTGCAGGTTTGTACACAGCTTTCAGAAATTTAGAAGACAGACACAATATTCCAGATATAGAACAGCTTAgtcttgggaaaaaaaaatcatagagCAGGAACAAACTTTTGTCACTTGAACATTTATTCATATATATTCTTGAAGTTTTTGCTGTTATGATGCTATGTTACAATCTCATCATTTGCACTTACAATATCACATGCACACagttaaaaaagataaaaggaaaaaaaaaggaacatttaaTGTGCAATAGTATGCTGTGGTGAAATTATCTTATTATTATGCTACATTAATTGTGGTAATGAACACTACACCTCTTTTCAGCtacttttgttcttgttttgcaGGTATATTTTACATGTGTGCCTACAGAATGCATGAGTGCAGAAGAGTGGCAGGCCCACGTTAAAGGAAATGGGAAATAACAAGTCAAAACTCAAAAGAATATAACACTTTCAAAACCAATCATTGTCCTGGAAATGATTAAAATTTGGAAATTTGCATATCTGCCAGACAcgtctattgttttttttttcatgtacaaGGGGAGTCTCTAAAactgtccttaggagtgagtgtgagcgtgtgtgtggttgtttgtcttgtttgtctctgtgtggccctgtgatggactggcggactgtccagggtgtaccctgcctctcgcccgatgactgctgggataggctccagtccccccgcgacctgaccgacggattgagcgggtatagaaaatggatggatgtacaAGGAGAAGCAATAGTTTGGAGTCGGATACACAGTCCATCTGAAAAGTTGAAGATCACTCTTCGCAAGAAGGGGGATATAATATATTTCAAAGGTGTTATTTGTAAAATGAACTTTTTTGTATGACAGTGTTTGACATTATGACAGTATTTAAGTACTCACATACATTATTGAAAGTCTGTTTTACTCTTAGCTCGAGCTGGTGCCCTGCCCATGCTGCAGCTTTGCAGCATTAAGCCCATACTTCCTGAAAActgattttttgttgttgcattGGAAGATGGAGGAGGAAAAGTAGAAAATTATGGGATCGATACAAGTGTTGAAGGTGCTAAGCAGCAAGGTGTAATACCTCCACTCTGGACTCTTGCCTTCGAAGTAACCCACTAAATGAGATAAGTTGTATGGCAGAACACAAATGAGGAACACAGCAAGAGTACCCAAGGCCATGCCAATAGCCTTCTTCTTCTGCATCTTGGATATCCTGGGTCGGCTGTACAGAATCACTATCAGGCGCAAGTAGCAGTAAATAGAAATCCCAAGAGGGAAAAGGCAGAGCACTAAGAAAAACTCCAAACGCACTGGAAGGAGGACCTCCAACTGCTTCTCAGTGAAGTTTTCATAGCACACACTGGAGTTTGCGCTGGCCAGGAATGGGTGGTGCTGGATGATGAAAGTGATGCTGCAGTGCATTACTGAGATTAGCCAGATAACAGCACTTATAACAACTGGGTACACAGGTTTTTGCAGCTTATGATATGTTATGG
This window harbors:
- the lim2.5 gene encoding lens intrinsic membrane protein 2.5 isoform X1 codes for the protein MNKLIITSLVPLISVFFLFGTVYKALADVIVSLMMYSFMGGGLFCAIVGNILLVVSTATDYWMQYRLSGSFAHQGLWRYCMSGKCYMQTDSIAYWNATRAFMILSAMSCFAGIIAGILSFAHFSAFERFNRSFAAGIMFFVSTLFVLLAMAIYTGVTVNFLGKRFGDWRFSWSYILGWVALLMTFFAGIFYMCAYRMHECRRVAGPR
- the lim2.5 gene encoding lens intrinsic membrane protein 2.5 isoform X2, with protein sequence MMYSFMGGGLFCAIVGNILLVVSTATDYWMQYRLSGSFAHQGLWRYCMSGKCYMQTDSIAYWNATRAFMILSAMSCFAGIIAGILSFAHFSAFERFNRSFAAGIMFFVSTLFVLLAMAIYTGVTVNFLGKRFGDWRFSWSYILGWVALLMTFFAGIFYMCAYRMHECRRVAGPR
- the LOC142380837 gene encoding free fatty acid receptor 2, translated to MVEYSCWQRSVMESVVKNEVLLSGYIVSFLIGFPSNLLALYGFCVKIHCKPLPTDILLLNLIVSDLLFLIILPLKMHEAASEMKWNLPDFMCSITAFTFFTTIYTSSLLLMAVSVVRYIAVAFPITYHKLQKPVYPVVISAVIWLISVMHCSITFIIQHHPFLASANSSVCYENFTEKQLEVLLPVRLEFFLVLCLFPLGISIYCYLRLIVILYSRPRISKMQKKKAIGMALGTLAVFLICVLPYNLSHLVGYFEGKSPEWRYYTLLLSTFNTCIDPIIFYFSSSIFQCNNKKSVFRKYGLNAAKLQHGQGTSSS